The following are from one region of the Acidobacteriota bacterium genome:
- a CDS encoding glycosyltransferase, whose translation MGTLLGETGDRSMQNASYRTQEKTCETTRKPRVLHLVNSFEAGGTERQFVELLKRINRNRFDVRLAAIRKEGAFYQEIAPLFSEISEFRINSFYNRNAFNQLRRLRALIQKEAIDIIHTHGFYDSLFGTVAGRLSNITVIASQRHLKLSDRRVHEWGTRIIHRFANRIVVNSQAIRDSIIERNQACESKIIVIRNGLCELATPSNSNRKNQTPSHAEQLNNELARQQAHKALCRELGIHPQSKIFGMVARLYPVKGHKYFLEAAAQVAANAEQAHFVLVGDGELKNQLAQQAENLGIQNRLHLLGNRSDARHLVSAFDVAVLTSLSEGLPNTVMEAMSAGVPMVATAVGGTRELIRDGETGFLVPPADVNSLVERLRFILSNETLSKRIAENGREFVTSQFSISRMVEAVEHLYEELLTAGKPKAQ comes from the coding sequence ATGGGCACTTTACTCGGAGAAACCGGAGACCGTTCGATGCAAAATGCCAGTTACCGGACACAAGAAAAAACTTGCGAAACTACACGAAAACCTCGTGTGCTTCATCTCGTGAACAGTTTTGAGGCGGGTGGCACGGAACGCCAATTCGTCGAACTGTTGAAGCGCATCAATCGCAATCGCTTCGATGTTCGATTGGCGGCGATTCGCAAAGAGGGGGCGTTTTATCAGGAAATCGCCCCGCTTTTTTCCGAGATTTCCGAATTTCGCATCAACAGCTTTTATAATCGCAATGCCTTCAACCAACTGCGACGTTTGCGCGCACTCATTCAAAAAGAAGCAATCGACATCATCCACACGCACGGCTTCTACGATTCGCTTTTTGGAACGGTTGCCGGAAGACTTTCCAACATCACGGTGATTGCCAGCCAGCGGCATCTGAAACTTTCTGACCGGCGAGTTCATGAATGGGGAACGCGAATCATTCACCGGTTTGCCAATCGTATCGTGGTCAATTCACAGGCAATTCGGGATTCGATTATTGAACGCAACCAAGCCTGCGAAAGCAAAATCATCGTGATTCGCAACGGGCTTTGCGAACTGGCAACGCCATCGAATAGCAATCGGAAAAATCAAACCCCTTCACACGCCGAACAGTTGAACAACGAATTGGCACGTCAACAAGCTCACAAGGCGCTGTGTCGCGAACTCGGCATCCATCCTCAAAGCAAAATTTTTGGCATGGTGGCTAGGCTTTATCCGGTTAAAGGTCACAAGTATTTTCTGGAAGCGGCAGCACAGGTTGCGGCAAATGCCGAACAGGCTCATTTCGTTCTGGTCGGTGATGGCGAACTGAAAAACCAGTTAGCCCAACAAGCCGAAAACCTCGGTATTCAAAATCGCCTTCATCTGCTTGGCAATCGAAGCGATGCCAGACATCTGGTTTCGGCATTCGATGTTGCGGTTCTCACCTCACTCAGCGAAGGATTGCCGAACACCGTAATGGAAGCGATGAGCGCAGGCGTGCCGATGGTCGCAACCGCAGTTGGCGGCACCAGAGAATTGATTCGCGATGGAGAGACCGGTTTTCTGGTTCCCCCGGCAGATGTCAATTCGTTGGTTGAGCGCCTGCGATTTATTTTGAGTAACGAAACCCTGAGCAAACGGATTGCCGAAAATGGGCGCGAATTTGTTACTTCACAATTCAGCATCAGTCGCATGGTTGAAGCCGTTGAACACCTTTACGAAGAACTCCTGACAGCCGGAAAACCGAAAGCGCAATAA
- a CDS encoding glycosyltransferase family 2 protein, whose protein sequence is MNIIALTIFILSLTLIVYTYVGYAVALCFLSHWLGKPVRAAEITPKLSLIIAAYNEEKDIARKLTETLALDYPKDKLEIIVASDCSSDRTDDIVREFASYGVILHRRPHRRGKTSAQNHAVGVSTGEILVFSDATTYYEKTALKKIVRSFADPQVGAATGNVIYVDRSPSDVGLGARSYWGYEFFLKQCESHLGSLLGVCGCLYAVRRSAYAQLDEDMSSDFVIASEIYLQGLRVIYDPEAISSEDTNKRGHQEFRMRTRIIEQTMSALWRYRQILNPFRHGMYAFQMISHKALRYVVPFLLIALFDANAYLASANEFFNALFIVQILFYGLAFVGWAAELLGIRLGQLAIPYYFVLANTASLFAFMKFIGGKSHVTWEPLRDVTSQTEQSKS, encoded by the coding sequence ATGAATATCATCGCTCTCACCATTTTTATCCTGTCGCTGACGCTCATCGTTTATACATACGTGGGCTACGCGGTCGCGCTCTGCTTTTTGAGCCACTGGTTGGGTAAGCCGGTTCGCGCGGCTGAAATTACTCCAAAACTTTCACTCATCATCGCCGCCTACAACGAAGAAAAAGATATTGCCCGCAAACTCACAGAGACACTGGCGCTTGATTATCCGAAAGACAAACTGGAAATCATTGTTGCGAGCGATTGTTCATCCGACCGCACGGATGACATTGTGCGTGAGTTTGCAAGTTATGGCGTCATTCTTCATCGCCGCCCGCATCGACGCGGCAAAACCTCTGCGCAAAATCATGCTGTCGGCGTCTCCACCGGCGAAATACTGGTCTTTTCCGATGCCACGACTTACTACGAAAAAACTGCGCTGAAGAAAATCGTTCGCAGTTTCGCAGACCCGCAAGTCGGTGCCGCGACCGGCAATGTCATTTATGTTGACCGTTCGCCAAGCGATGTCGGACTCGGCGCGCGTTCATACTGGGGTTACGAATTTTTTCTTAAACAATGTGAAAGTCATCTGGGTTCCCTGCTTGGCGTGTGTGGATGTTTGTACGCCGTGCGGCGCAGTGCTTACGCGCAACTCGACGAAGATATGAGCAGCGATTTTGTCATCGCTTCGGAAATTTATCTCCAGGGATTGCGCGTCATTTATGACCCCGAAGCGATTTCCAGCGAAGATACCAACAAACGCGGGCACCAGGAATTTCGCATGCGCACACGCATCATCGAACAGACCATGAGCGCGCTATGGCGTTACCGGCAAATTCTCAATCCGTTCCGGCATGGAATGTATGCCTTTCAAATGATTTCGCATAAAGCGCTGCGCTATGTCGTGCCCTTTCTCTTAATCGCGTTGTTTGATGCCAATGCCTATCTCGCCAGCGCCAATGAATTTTTCAATGCCCTGTTCATCGTTCAGATTCTTTTTTATGGGTTGGCATTCGTCGGTTGGGCGGCTGAATTGCTCGGCATACGTCTTGGGCAACTGGCGATTCCCTACTATTTCGTGCTCGCCAATACCGCTTCACTTTTTGCGTTTATGAAATTTATCGGTGGCAAGTCGCACGTCACCTGGGAACCCTTGCGCGATGTCACCTCGCAAACCGAACAGAGCAAAAGTTAG
- a CDS encoding O-antigen ligase family protein, with the protein MNATSKTFSGGTLFRAHPNAVSESTPTIKKSAKLNIAFAGLFLFTFLLYARPQEMFPEVFGNFPLVKIVAIGTLLAYLMTKLTAGERLTCLPLELLMVFAIALLGILFIPIAVAPQDSFKVLLDVYLKVIIIFLLMINLLTAYHRLRSLINLAVICGAALALFAIVSYLNGKFLVQGKIATNRIAGVVAGMFGNPNDLALSLNLLLPLAVALALSSRGWKKPFFLICAGLLSIGVIVTFSRGGFLGLVALSLVLLWKLSRRNRGLTILAFLIATGFFLVVMPSGYSNRITTIFSIEEDLTGSAQARRELLTRGVEVAANHLIIGVGMGNFHVYSIREQVAHNSYLEISAELGVAGLIAYLILIFSPFRSLQRIERQTRKAPRGALIKGRDAPPEQHAYYFSVALQASFVAYVVCSFFGSVQYLWHIYYLVAYAISLRTIYASEQEAVEPEGEKAMTLGQALNRNVRLGVLWKAHQKADAKPAEIFHRAAMHPKSD; encoded by the coding sequence ATGAATGCAACCAGTAAAACTTTTTCCGGCGGGACGCTATTTCGCGCGCATCCAAATGCAGTTTCGGAATCGACCCCAACAATTAAAAAGTCCGCGAAATTGAACATCGCCTTTGCCGGACTCTTTCTGTTTACCTTTCTGTTGTATGCGCGACCGCAGGAGATGTTTCCAGAGGTTTTCGGCAATTTCCCGCTGGTCAAAATCGTCGCCATCGGTACGTTGCTCGCTTATTTGATGACCAAATTGACGGCGGGCGAACGCCTCACCTGCTTGCCGCTCGAACTGCTCATGGTTTTCGCTATTGCGCTGCTTGGCATCTTATTCATTCCCATCGCTGTCGCTCCGCAAGATAGCTTCAAGGTGCTGCTCGATGTCTATTTAAAAGTCATCATCATTTTTCTTTTAATGATCAATCTTTTGACTGCTTATCATCGCTTGCGTTCGCTCATCAATCTAGCGGTTATCTGCGGGGCAGCACTCGCCCTGTTTGCGATTGTCAGTTACCTCAACGGAAAATTTCTGGTGCAAGGGAAAATTGCGACCAATCGCATTGCAGGCGTGGTTGCAGGGATGTTCGGCAACCCGAACGATCTGGCGCTCAGTTTGAATTTATTATTGCCGCTTGCGGTGGCGCTGGCACTAAGCAGTCGCGGATGGAAAAAACCTTTCTTCTTGATTTGCGCGGGACTATTAAGTATTGGCGTGATTGTGACATTTTCGCGTGGTGGTTTCCTCGGACTGGTGGCTCTGTCGTTGGTGTTATTGTGGAAACTCAGCCGGCGAAATCGCGGGTTGACGATTCTCGCTTTTCTCATTGCCACCGGATTTTTTTTAGTCGTCATGCCATCGGGTTATTCCAATCGCATCACCACGATTTTTTCAATTGAAGAAGACCTGACCGGGTCTGCGCAAGCCAGACGCGAATTATTAACGCGCGGCGTGGAGGTTGCCGCCAATCATTTAATCATCGGCGTCGGCATGGGAAATTTCCATGTCTATTCGATACGCGAACAGGTGGCACACAATTCTTATCTGGAGATTTCAGCAGAACTCGGCGTCGCCGGTTTAATTGCCTATTTGATTTTAATCTTCTCGCCCTTTCGTTCGCTGCAACGCATTGAGCGACAAACCCGAAAAGCGCCTCGCGGCGCGCTCATTAAAGGACGCGATGCGCCACCCGAACAACACGCTTATTACTTCAGCGTCGCCTTGCAAGCGTCGTTTGTGGCTTATGTGGTTTGTAGCTTTTTCGGCTCAGTCCAGTATCTCTGGCACATCTACTACCTGGTCGCCTACGCCATTTCGCTCAGAACGATTTACGCCAGCGAGCAGGAAGCGGTTGAACCTGAAGGCGAAAAAGCGATGACTTTAGGACAAGCACTGAATCGCAATGTTCGATTGGGAGTGCTTTGGAAGGCTCACCAAAAAGCCGATGCAAAACCTGCGGAAATTTTTCATCGCGCGGCGATGCATCCAAAATCGGATTGA
- a CDS encoding polysaccharide deacetylase family protein: MKTAARHLMRVTGAFTPFRLFNRNRALILMYHRFSARDTHDTISANAFRQHLEYLTAHYRVVALSQIGEFLNQRDPFPPGLAAITIDDGYRDAYDIALPLLQRFNVPATLFVVTDFIDHKRWLWTDILKFLLPRTTRRFVELALNHQQLRIELSDTPAKIRAATCLNAFLKTLPNNLKDSLLADLIIKLGVALPSEPTAEFQPLSWDKVRELDNAGVEIGSHTVTHPILTNIDQPQLQFELRQSKTVLEEKLNRTVELFCYPNGNYDKQVLAETAKAGYRQAVTTDEGLNEVSSAPLKLKRLAAESDLTRFIQITSGFEQVKSRIRNARRLAKPKSARQTAQTAEM; encoded by the coding sequence ATGAAAACTGCGGCTCGCCATCTGATGCGTGTGACCGGCGCATTCACGCCTTTTCGATTATTTAATCGCAATCGGGCGCTGATTTTGATGTATCATCGCTTCAGTGCGCGAGATACTCACGACACCATTTCAGCAAATGCCTTTCGCCAACATCTCGAATACCTGACCGCGCATTATCGCGTCGTGGCGCTTTCCCAAATTGGTGAATTCTTAAATCAGCGTGACCCTTTCCCCCCAGGTCTTGCTGCCATCACCATTGATGACGGTTATCGCGATGCGTATGACATTGCGCTTCCTTTGCTGCAACGTTTTAATGTCCCGGCAACGCTTTTCGTGGTTACGGATTTCATTGACCACAAAAGATGGCTTTGGACAGATATATTGAAATTTCTGTTACCACGTACGACTCGTCGGTTTGTCGAACTCGCTTTGAATCATCAACAGTTGAGAATCGAACTCAGCGATACCCCGGCAAAAATCCGTGCCGCCACCTGTCTCAATGCTTTTTTAAAAACGTTACCGAATAACCTCAAAGACTCATTACTTGCCGATTTAATTATCAAGCTTGGCGTCGCACTCCCCTCTGAACCAACCGCTGAATTTCAACCGCTCAGTTGGGATAAAGTTCGCGAATTGGACAACGCAGGGGTGGAGATTGGCTCGCACACCGTCACTCATCCGATATTGACGAATATCGATCAGCCACAACTTCAATTTGAATTGCGCCAATCCAAAACCGTGCTTGAAGAAAAGTTGAATCGAACCGTCGAGCTTTTCTGTTACCCGAACGGCAATTATGACAAACAGGTTTTAGCGGAAACTGCCAAGGCGGGTTATCGCCAAGCGGTAACCACCGATGAAGGGTTGAATGAGGTTTCGAGCGCGCCTCTCAAATTAAAACGATTGGCAGCCGAAAGCGACCTCACACGATTCATACAAATCACCAGCGGATTTGAACAGGTGAAATCCCGTATACGCAATGCGCGTCGTTTAGCTAAACCGAAATCCGCGCGGCAAACGGCTCAAACAGCAGAAATGTAG
- a CDS encoding formyltransferase family protein codes for MRAEKMRLMVLTHGSLKAIVIIERLLALECAEVVAVFVETETSKSYTLKEKIKRSIRYDGVFGTIKKYSKKFLPPLRKTAVKNLKPSRSSYERLRDLATDSGFLAHFVSNFHLPESLELMRQTEADLGVVLGTNILKESVFSIPRLGCINTHQGLAPFYRGGPPVFWELFNDETEVGLTVHFVAAKVDTGEIIIQETLPLIYDYRYGLNYEPFIESFREKLSDRAAELVPRAVQLLADGKAILTPQNIALGKRYRLPVKKEKDELRRRLRARLRQQSSAIQENAEVSNQ; via the coding sequence ATGAGAGCTGAAAAAATGCGCCTGATGGTTTTAACCCACGGCAGTTTAAAAGCCATCGTCATCATCGAACGCTTGCTCGCACTCGAATGTGCAGAGGTGGTTGCGGTCTTTGTTGAAACCGAAACCTCTAAAAGTTATACGCTGAAAGAAAAAATCAAACGTTCGATTCGCTACGACGGGGTTTTCGGAACCATAAAAAAATACTCTAAAAAATTTTTGCCGCCGCTCAGAAAAACCGCTGTGAAAAACTTAAAGCCTTCCCGTAGCAGCTATGAACGCCTGCGAGATTTAGCTACGGATTCCGGTTTTTTGGCGCATTTCGTCAGCAATTTCCATTTGCCGGAATCGCTTGAACTGATGCGTCAAACAGAGGCTGACCTGGGCGTTGTGCTGGGCACCAATATTCTTAAAGAATCGGTATTCTCGATTCCCAGACTCGGCTGCATCAATACTCATCAAGGGCTTGCGCCTTTCTATCGCGGCGGACCGCCGGTTTTCTGGGAGTTATTCAACGATGAAACCGAAGTCGGATTAACCGTTCATTTCGTCGCCGCCAAAGTCGATACCGGCGAAATCATCATTCAGGAAACCCTGCCACTGATTTACGATTACCGTTACGGTCTCAACTATGAACCGTTCATCGAAAGCTTTCGCGAGAAACTATCAGACCGGGCAGCAGAATTGGTGCCGCGCGCGGTTCAACTATTAGCTGACGGCAAAGCCATTTTAACCCCGCAAAATATCGCCCTCGGTAAACGCTATCGCTTGCCGGTGAAAAAAGAGAAAGACGAATTGCGTCGCCGATTGCGCGCGCGGTTGCGCCAGCAAAGTTCGGCTATTCAGGAAAACGCAGAGGTGAGCAACCAATGA
- a CDS encoding polysaccharide biosynthesis/export family protein, giving the protein MMNQKIFTRLRFYLSLISFLLVVGVIATPDVRAQKADEKVTATINPDDLTDPFFKKVYKDFYETYKLGPDDELAIRVLNQPDYSLEKIKISPVGRIYHPLLGDVEVAGLTVDQLSEKLAVDLSQYIINPKLSVSLLEANSAKIGVLGDVTHPGIVVMTRPMTVLDALSATGGVSDLGNKSNVTLLRQSGYDRPQTLKIDVKRILEGKANPEENLRLQAGDTIIVHGNKRKKIGQVTSLLGFGNFLAFLLGR; this is encoded by the coding sequence ATGATGAACCAAAAAATCTTTACCAGATTGCGCTTTTACCTTTCGCTAATAAGTTTTCTCCTGGTCGTCGGAGTGATTGCGACGCCCGATGTCCGGGCACAGAAAGCGGATGAGAAAGTCACTGCTACGATTAACCCCGATGATCTGACCGATCCCTTTTTCAAAAAGGTATACAAAGATTTTTACGAAACCTACAAACTGGGACCGGATGATGAACTCGCCATTCGGGTGCTCAATCAACCGGATTATTCGCTGGAAAAAATCAAAATTTCACCGGTCGGTCGCATCTACCATCCCTTACTCGGTGATGTTGAAGTCGCGGGCTTAACGGTTGACCAACTCTCCGAAAAACTCGCGGTCGACTTAAGTCAGTACATCATCAATCCCAAATTGAGTGTGTCATTGCTGGAAGCCAACAGCGCAAAGATCGGCGTGCTTGGCGATGTCACCCATCCCGGCATTGTCGTGATGACCCGTCCCATGACGGTTCTCGACGCGCTATCGGCAACCGGCGGGGTTTCCGACCTCGGCAATAAATCGAATGTCACACTCTTACGACAAAGCGGGTATGACCGTCCGCAAACTTTAAAAATCGATGTCAAACGCATTCTTGAAGGCAAAGCCAACCCCGAAGAAAACCTTCGCTTGCAAGCCGGTGACACCATCATTGTCCACGGCAACAAACGAAAGAAAATCGGGCAGGTGACTTCTCTGCTTGGCTTCGGAAATTTTCTGGCATTTCTATTGGGTCGATAA
- a CDS encoding TIGR03013 family XrtA/PEP-CTERM system glycosyltransferase — MMSKNGSRSFALLIFESWLTCLCGIAAIFIRFNEDAIEVLIQGNGWLKILLLMLVVQGAFYISDLYDFRMIRNRTTLYLRILQAIGLAAIVLAVIFYALPQLMLGRGVFLVSLILMLTMMICWRIFVMWLIGHPRLSEQVLILGTEESAINVAREVLERQEGGYQIVGFVGDDPGLIGKSLINPRVIGLTSDLATIVEHYHVDRIVVSLNDRRKRLPYLSLLELRLRDGIAIEESTTFYERLTGKIPTELLRPSWLIFSNHSRLARMYKHGRRLLDIIAAAVGVVLSLPVMLITAILIKLNSRGPIFYTQERVGKGDQVFTIVKFRSMTTDAEKNGPVWARESDSRVTRVGRIIRKLRIDEIPQFFNVLRGDMSLIGPRPERPQFVEMLAQEIPFYSQRHLIKPGLTGWAQIRYPYGASVKDAIEKFQYDLYYIKNQSPVLDLIIVFETIRIVIFGRGAR, encoded by the coding sequence ATGATGTCTAAAAACGGTTCAAGAAGTTTTGCCCTGTTGATTTTTGAAAGCTGGTTAACCTGTTTGTGTGGCATAGCGGCAATTTTCATCAGATTCAATGAAGATGCGATTGAGGTGTTAATCCAGGGTAACGGCTGGCTGAAAATTCTGTTATTGATGCTGGTCGTTCAAGGCGCTTTTTATATTTCTGACCTTTACGATTTCCGAATGATTCGTAATCGCACAACCCTTTATCTGCGCATCCTGCAAGCCATCGGTCTGGCGGCTATCGTTTTGGCGGTAATTTTTTACGCCCTCCCGCAATTGATGCTGGGACGCGGGGTTTTTCTGGTGAGCCTGATATTGATGCTCACCATGATGATTTGCTGGCGCATCTTCGTGATGTGGTTAATCGGTCATCCGCGATTGTCGGAACAGGTGTTGATTTTGGGAACCGAAGAGAGCGCCATCAATGTCGCCCGCGAAGTGCTGGAACGCCAGGAGGGAGGCTATCAAATTGTCGGCTTTGTCGGCGATGACCCCGGTTTAATCGGCAAAAGTTTGATCAACCCCAGAGTCATCGGCTTGACCTCAGATTTAGCAACCATTGTCGAGCATTATCACGTTGACCGCATCGTCGTTTCGTTGAATGACCGGCGCAAACGCCTACCTTATCTTTCGCTTCTCGAACTGCGACTGCGCGACGGCATCGCCATCGAAGAGTCCACCACTTTTTACGAACGCCTGACCGGCAAAATACCGACCGAATTGTTACGCCCGAGCTGGTTGATTTTTTCCAACCATTCACGGTTGGCGCGAATGTATAAACACGGACGGCGACTGTTGGATATTATTGCCGCCGCCGTCGGAGTTGTTTTGTCGCTGCCGGTGATGTTGATTACCGCCATTTTAATCAAGCTCAATTCACGGGGGCCAATTTTCTATACGCAGGAGCGCGTCGGCAAAGGCGACCAGGTTTTCACCATTGTGAAATTCCGTTCGATGACCACCGATGCGGAAAAAAATGGCCCGGTTTGGGCGCGCGAATCCGACAGCCGTGTGACCCGTGTCGGGCGCATTATTCGCAAACTGCGCATTGATGAGATACCGCAGTTTTTCAATGTCTTGCGAGGCGATATGAGTTTGATTGGCCCCCGTCCCGAACGCCCGCAATTTGTTGAAATGCTGGCTCAGGAAATTCCTTTCTATTCGCAACGCCACCTGATTAAACCGGGACTGACCGGCTGGGCGCAAATTCGCTACCCCTATGGCGCTTCGGTTAAAGACGCGATAGAAAAATTTCAATACGACCTCTATTACATCAAAAACCAATCGCCGGTGCTCGATTTAATCATTGTTTTTGAAACCATCAGGATTGTGATTTTTGGACGGGGCGCACGTTAA
- a CDS encoding CpsD/CapB family tyrosine-protein kinase — protein MGKVYEAIERAEREETKHNLSAVPFQNPHIAAKAEARETANQFDFIDYSLNAKPASEVSQRLHEEAIATFSRRSMIEPATQVKIDSTRIDPHLAAFFDSSLMASEQYNKLAISLIAEKEERPLKKILIASTHRAEGRTCVALNLACVLARARQKVLVIDADLQRPSVLRCLGIEAQEGLTNVIQQNLSPGQATIQVQPFGFQILPTREQVENPTELFTSPRFREVLEMLEPEFDFMLFDSSPLLRVNDANLLVRMTDVIVYVIRAGKTSSLQLGKAVRALTPEHIFGVVLNRTQSWAEEL, from the coding sequence ATGGGAAAAGTTTATGAAGCAATTGAACGCGCAGAAAGAGAAGAAACAAAACACAACCTGAGCGCCGTACCTTTTCAAAACCCGCACATTGCCGCAAAAGCCGAAGCGCGAGAAACCGCCAATCAATTCGATTTTATTGATTACTCGCTCAATGCCAAACCGGCAAGCGAAGTCAGCCAACGCCTGCACGAAGAAGCCATAGCGACTTTTTCGCGGCGTTCGATGATTGAACCGGCAACCCAAGTCAAAATTGATTCGACCCGCATTGACCCGCATCTGGCTGCGTTTTTTGATTCCAGCCTGATGGCTTCCGAGCAATACAACAAACTGGCAATCTCGCTGATTGCGGAAAAAGAAGAACGCCCCTTGAAAAAAATTCTCATCGCGTCAACCCATCGCGCCGAAGGTCGAACCTGCGTGGCGCTCAATCTGGCTTGCGTACTGGCACGCGCCCGGCAAAAGGTTCTGGTCATTGATGCCGATTTACAACGCCCTTCGGTTTTGCGATGCCTGGGAATCGAAGCCCAGGAAGGGCTGACCAATGTCATTCAGCAAAACCTCTCACCCGGTCAGGCGACGATACAGGTTCAACCGTTTGGCTTTCAAATCCTGCCAACCCGCGAACAGGTAGAAAACCCGACGGAACTTTTCACCTCGCCCAGATTTCGCGAAGTTCTGGAAATGCTCGAACCCGAATTCGATTTTATGTTGTTCGACTCTTCGCCCCTGTTGCGGGTCAATGACGCAAACCTCCTGGTGCGAATGACCGATGTCATTGTCTATGTCATTCGCGCAGGCAAAACCAGTTCTCTGCAACTGGGTAAAGCGGTTCGCGCGCTGACGCCTGAGCACATCTTTGGGGTGGTGCTCAATCGCACACAATCGTGGGCTGAAGAGTTGTAA
- a CDS encoding Wzz/FepE/Etk N-terminal domain-containing protein — protein sequence MASIRPRSFSEYAQMLWRRKLLFLAVAGATLIAAYIIISRLPDTYESKAAIVVTGKSDDRQAIADRVAAVRERLLSRQILENIAVRHLQPNAITNYALDAAINRLRKDTKVETFMRGDFPERLALTYRNTNPQVAKDVATELVAVFGSMNEALEKQFADESESLNAELNEVENSLSLLSQRRAVFRGSGGGRPKIDINALRAERAAAQSSIETLTDKQFALEREIAQQKQQIAEQQKLVKSAPSEARSSSSYGVLLVRKAELEAQIKDYTQQYTDKNPKVIQARAQLEEINRQLAQLSSDIQNSGSASSPEARELRTLQRELARLETELAITNRALERKQQAIASSPSAASIKTSAPIITTPAATDSSEPVVAGNSYERLKNRYDSLLRRQERLQNVRVTAAGLDPGLFQIVDMPTVPEIPTGPDRLKLLGLALVLALALGLAAVVAFEFPRLFSIHDDRDVEYYLGAPVIVLIPETLTSSERGRAKRLLAMRVVGMLLLAAVIIPVLVFILNNLRVFQLLASR from the coding sequence ATGGCAAGCATAAGACCTAGAAGTTTTTCTGAATATGCACAAATGTTATGGCGGCGTAAGCTCCTGTTTTTGGCGGTTGCCGGCGCAACCCTGATTGCCGCCTACATCATCATCAGCCGTTTACCCGATACCTATGAATCGAAAGCGGCGATTGTCGTAACCGGAAAATCCGACGACCGGCAAGCCATCGCCGACCGGGTCGCCGCTGTAAGAGAGCGTTTGCTCAGCCGTCAGATTTTAGAAAATATCGCGGTGCGCCATTTACAGCCCAATGCCATAACCAACTATGCGCTTGATGCGGCAATCAACCGGCTGCGCAAAGACACCAAAGTCGAAACCTTTATGCGCGGTGATTTTCCCGAGCGATTGGCGCTCACTTATCGAAACACCAATCCGCAGGTTGCCAAAGATGTCGCAACCGAACTGGTTGCGGTTTTCGGCAGTATGAATGAAGCGCTCGAAAAACAGTTTGCCGATGAATCCGAATCCTTGAATGCGGAATTGAATGAAGTTGAAAATAGCCTGTCACTATTAAGCCAACGGCGCGCGGTTTTCCGAGGCTCAGGCGGGGGGCGTCCCAAAATTGATATAAACGCCCTGCGCGCCGAACGCGCTGCGGCTCAATCTTCTATTGAAACCCTAACCGACAAACAGTTCGCTCTCGAACGCGAAATCGCCCAACAAAAACAGCAGATTGCCGAACAACAGAAGCTTGTCAAATCTGCGCCCAGCGAAGCCCGTTCAAGCAGTTCTTACGGGGTGTTACTGGTTCGCAAAGCCGAACTCGAAGCGCAGATCAAAGATTACACTCAACAATACACCGACAAAAATCCCAAAGTCATACAGGCGCGCGCCCAACTCGAAGAAATTAACCGTCAACTCGCCCAACTGAGCAGCGATATTCAAAACAGTGGTTCGGCGAGTTCACCCGAAGCGCGTGAATTGCGCACCCTGCAACGCGAACTGGCGCGCCTGGAAACTGAACTGGCGATTACCAATCGCGCCCTTGAAAGAAAACAACAGGCGATTGCGAGTTCGCCAAGCGCCGCTTCGATTAAAACCAGTGCGCCGATCATCACAACACCCGCCGCCACAGATTCAAGTGAACCGGTGGTCGCCGGTAATAGTTATGAGCGATTGAAAAATCGTTACGATTCCTTGTTGCGTCGTCAGGAACGTTTACAGAATGTGCGAGTGACGGCGGCGGGGCTTGACCCCGGTCTCTTTCAAATTGTTGATATGCCGACGGTGCCGGAAATTCCCACAGGACCTGACCGTTTGAAACTTTTAGGGCTGGCTTTGGTGTTGGCGCTGGCGCTTGGACTTGCCGCCGTTGTCGCATTTGAATTCCCGCGCTTGTTTTCCATTCATGACGACCGCGATGTCGAATATTATCTCGGCGCACCGGTGATTGTGCTCATACCGGAAACCCTGACCTCTTCCGAACGCGGACGCGCCAAACGCTTACTGGCAATGCGCGTGGTCGGCATGTTGCTTTTGGCAGCAGTCATTATTCCTGTGCTGGTTTTCATCCTGAACAATTTACGGGTGTTTCAACTGCTCGCCAGTCGTTAG